A DNA window from Drosophila pseudoobscura strain MV-25-SWS-2005 chromosome 2, UCI_Dpse_MV25, whole genome shotgun sequence contains the following coding sequences:
- the bard gene encoding uncharacterized protein bard encodes MELVLADPAMKSIIEGAKECFLPPPEKREPNYLDNLHIIFFEQIFETIDNLSDQVRMARAYPQFLSNILKIWQKRLDMIVGPNTAFLGLLDIEDYVFFMDHMADRFRELHVHEDGVGSFAEFFEYIRHLNDINVTRLPGVETCVLAGNPNTVIDDDIRDLTLMLPNLRRLTSCMNISGGYIWCFQKLEELVFHSMYHSLPLDSRWIQEICLSMTQLRVLDITDHFDSGVRLTGIKLPNLEVLKINLSSVECMIPDVLQLPKLKKLAVRFDDSRQLHADQETIFQQIVVAKSESISRIALNNEVVQLPPRWHQSLLLELPQLRKLVCENWYHDDFFLDCQHIPCPQMEVLSFSGWEIVREYQLLEMVAECTSLQHLALNGYHSNAGRLSKLVQIRREEKNAQPLQVFSDIMWTTLMPEEYQQWSADKYVQATCDGSEYDYQEDGFEFDFV; translated from the coding sequence ATGGAGCTCGTACTCGCCGATCCAGCCATGAAGAGCATCATCGAGGGAGCCAAGGAGTGCTTTCTGCCGCCACCGGAGAAACGTGAACCCAATTATTTGGACAATCTGCATATAATATTCTTCGAACAGATCTTCGAGACGATCGACAATCTCAGCGATCAGGTGCGCATGGCCCGGGCGTATCCGCAGTTCTTATCAAATATCCTCAAGATCTGGCAGAAGCGTTTGGACATGATTGTGGGACCGAATACGGCCTTTTTGGGCCTGCTGGATATCGAGGACTATGTGTTCTTTATGGATCACATGGCCGATCGTTTCAGAGAGCTGCACGTCCATGAGGATGGTGTGGGTTCGTTTGCGGAGTTCTTTGAGTATATACGACATCTGAACGATATAAATGTCACACGTTTGCCCGGCGTGGAGACCTGTGTGCTGGCCGGCAATCCCAATACCGTGATCGACGATGACATCCGAGATCTCACACTAATGCTGCCCAATCTGCGGCGTCTGACCAGCTGCATGAACATCTCGGGTGGGTATATCTGGTGTTTCCAGAAGCTCGAGGAGCTCGTCTTCCACTCGATGTACCACTCGCTGCCGCTGGACAGTCGCTGGATACAGGAGATCTGCCTGAGCATGACCCAGCTGCGGGTCCTGGACATCACCGATCACTTCGACAGCGGCGTACGGCTCACGGGCATCAAGCTGCCAAATCTGGAGGTGCTCAAGATCAATCTGAGCAGCGTCGAGTGCATGATACCGGACGTACTGCAGTTGCCGAAACTGAAAAAGCTGGCCGTGCGCTTCGATGACTCGCGCCAGCTGCACGCCGATCAGGAGACCATTTTCCAGCAGATTGTTGTGGCCAAAAGCGAGTCCATCAGCCGCATCGCCCTCAACAATGAGGTGGTGCAACTGCCGCCGCGCTGGCATCAGAGTTTGCTGCTGGAACTGCCGCAGCTGCGGAAATTGGTGTGCGAGAACTGGTACCACGACGATTTCTTCCTGGACTGCCAGCACATACCGTGCCCCCAGATGGAGGTCCTTAGCTTCAGTGGCTGGGAGATAGTGCGCGAATATCAGCTGCTGGAAATGGTGGCCGAGTGCACAAGTCTGCAGCATCTGGCCCTGAACGGCTACCACAGCAATGCGGGCCGACTGAGCAAACTGGTGCAGATACGCAGGGAGGAGAAGAACGCCCAGCCCCTGCAGGTCTTCAGCGATATCATGTGGACCACTCTGATGCCCGAGGAGTACCAGCAATGGTCCGCCGACAAGTACGTTCAGGCCACCTGCGATGGCAGCGAATACGACTACCAGGAGGATGGTTTCGAGTTCGATTTCGTTTAG